In a genomic window of Besnoitia besnoiti strain Bb-Ger1 chromosome XI, whole genome shotgun sequence:
- a CDS encoding hypothetical protein (encoded by transcript BESB_021840), with translation MADIDAGLTPSPSPRRPASFSPFSFSAGARSAARRQAPAADISAFFRPEEADDPEDLADASSPTSPSSSASISPSSSPSPAFPPPSSSAAPSAPPLAQSVSSSTPSPAAAEGHVSPRASAAPSVACEEPGAAVSVSASASTSVRLKEATHAQTSPGVPVAPEPLSADVAEQIRLLLEGSPDVGPAALAAERRRKGREDAEMAEARFRARCDGKREVEEKKGAPAPPGAEAAARPWNAAEIVNMLVKHDKFVARPKVFFRNGEYLQEEPTQDELVADLQRLMHDSPHVVLERHGECFEAQHLAFFKENFAESPEVQFYINSLQSRSTPEQREKLAANRRLTKLRQLVAEGDFFSEAAMQARQLASMGALCGASLQPALYHELVGRFACAPDTASAPTSSSARSSRLELPLRGPEALKNSSSARGQGGSRGKPLQGAEERECFFSAAPGSLSSCLLSALDNRELRRAARQERAQWRRRDEALLAQMGGKVLQEHREQAEARRLRQAQRREAQDARENRREERAKQKVCALVEQLQTRHMARGRGKGLDDKRRESEKQQDAEEPRAEGIDGESKQEATSEEEHEEDMSVDLDSEEETDDEDEDDSPGDFKGRQVGVAPAEGKRARRFLNSASYTQRREDFLLLMQEKFLLGHDACYVNYAEIDQDESLDDLREVSIPSLRHRRPLAARVF, from the exons ATGGCGGATATCGACGCCGGCCTcacgccttctccctcgcctcggcggccggcATCGTTTTCCcctttctctttttcagccggcgcgcgctcggcggcgcgtcgccaggcCCCTGCCGCAGACATCtcggccttcttccgccCCGAAGAGGCCGACGATCCCGAAGACCTCGCCGATGCCTCGAGCCCtacttctccttcttcttctgcctctatttctccttcttcttctccctctccagcctttcctcctccctcgtcttctgccgcgccttctgccccccccctcgcgcaGTCCGTCTCGTCTTCCActccctcgccggcggccgctgagggtcacgtctctccgcgcgcctccgcggcgccctctgtcgcctgcgaagagcctggcgccgctgtctctgtgtctgcctctgcatctACGTCTGTGCGTCTGAAagaggcgacgcatgcgcagactTCGCCTGGAGTCCCCGTTGCACCCGAGCCGCTGTCCGCTGACGTCGCCGAGCAGATCAGACTTCTTTTGGAAGGCTCGCCCGATGTCGGACCGGCGGCACTCGCagccgagcggcggcggaagggacgcgaggacgcggagatggcggaggcgcgtttccgcgcgcggTGCGACGGCAAGCGAGAagtcgaggagaagaagggcgctcccgcgccgcccggcgcagaggccgccgcacgcccgTGGAACGCCGCGGAGATCGTGAACAT GCTTGTCAAACACGACAAGTTTGTCGCGCGCCCCAAGGTCTTTTTCCGTAACGGCGAATACCTGCAGGAG GAGCCAACCCAAGACGAACTGGTGGCAGACTTGCAGCGCCTCATGCACGACTCCCCTCACGTTGTTCTCG AGCGCCACGGAGAGTGTTTCGAAGCGCAGCACTTGGCTTTTTTCAAAGAGAACTTCGCCGAGTCGCCGGAAGTCCAG TTTTACATCAACTCGCTACAGAGCCGCTCCACGCCGGAGCAAAGAGAAAAG CTCGCGGCAAACCGGCGTCTGACGAAGCTGCGGCAGTTGGTCGCGGAAGGGGATTTTTTCTCAGAGGCTGCGATGCAGGCGCGACAG CTTGCCTCGATGGGTGCGCTGTGTggggcgtcgctgcagcctgCGCTGTATCACGAGCTAGTTGGGCGGTTTGCGTGCGCTCCGGATACTGCGAGCGCGCCGACCTCGTCGTCCGCACGGTCTTCTCGGCTGGAGCTGCCTCTGCGAGGCCCTGAGGCGCTGAAGAATtccagcagcgcccgcgggcaAGGCGGGTCGCGCGGCAAGCCGCTCcagggcgccgaggagagagaatgcttcttctccgctgcgcccggCTCGCTGAGCTCGTGTCTGCTCAGTGCCTTGGACAACCGCGAActccgcagagccgcgcgacaggagcgcgcgcagtggcgacgccgcgacgaggcgctgctcgcgcagaTGGGCGGGAAGGTGCTCCAGGAG CATCGCGAGCaagccgaggcgcgccggctgcggcaggcgcagcgacgcgaggcgcaggatgCTCGCGAGAACCGTCGCGAAGAGAGAGCAAAACAGAAAGTGTGTGCGCTCGTCGAGCAGCTCCAAACGCGGCACAtggcgagaggccgcggcaagGGCCTCGACGACAAAAGACGCGAAAGTGAAAAGCAgcaagacgcggaggagccgcgcgcggagggcatcgacggcgagagcaaacaggaggcgacgagcgaagaagagcacGAGGAAGACATGAGTGTAGATCTAGATAGTGAAGAGGAAaccgacgacgaagacgaagacgattCGCCAGGAGACTTCAAAGGCCGTCaggtcggcgtcgcgccggcggaagggaaacgcgcgcgacgatTTCTCAACTCCGCAAGCTATACTCAGCGCCGAGAG GACTTTCTGCTCTTGATGCAAGAAAAATTCCTCCTCGGGCATGACGCCTGCTACGTCAACTACGCCGAAATCGATCAGGACGAATCGCTCGATGACCTCCGAGAG GTGTCGATCCCCTCGCTGCGCCATCGGCGGCCCCTCGCAGCGCGTGTGTTTTAA